Proteins found in one Geomonas subterranea genomic segment:
- a CDS encoding flagellar hook-length control protein FliK, with the protein MLINDDAQKQVLTILAKTAVTPTADVQERASSLLQLNPGQQVKAEIIANLPNNLYMARVAGELYKLEIPLNVQPGETLELTFVTADPRVTFQMLRPQTESVQLSSMGKWLADVVENATSLPPAQEPLVEHPELATAQLAGKLKASLTQNGLFYESHLAQWALGGLPLKELLKEPQGKLSRLLSEGDGGTAGDETGGAIADSRTLPFIKEQLHLLNTGVLAWQGEAWPGQEMRLVVGEGSSEQWEQGIEANLSLELPRLGGVKAHLRFTPEGINVELVCDRPGASELMRQESGELRASLAANGLHLNKMAAKDG; encoded by the coding sequence ATGTTGATCAACGACGACGCTCAAAAACAGGTATTGACCATCCTGGCCAAGACGGCGGTCACCCCGACCGCCGACGTGCAGGAGCGCGCCAGTTCTCTGCTGCAGTTGAACCCCGGGCAGCAGGTTAAGGCGGAGATCATCGCCAACCTCCCCAACAACCTGTACATGGCGCGGGTGGCCGGTGAGCTTTACAAGCTGGAGATCCCGCTCAACGTGCAGCCGGGTGAAACGCTCGAACTCACCTTCGTCACCGCCGATCCCCGCGTCACCTTCCAGATGCTGCGCCCCCAGACCGAATCGGTGCAGCTCAGTTCCATGGGCAAATGGCTCGCCGACGTCGTGGAAAACGCCACTTCGCTGCCGCCGGCGCAGGAGCCGCTGGTCGAACACCCGGAACTTGCCACCGCCCAGCTCGCCGGCAAGTTGAAGGCGAGCCTCACCCAGAACGGGCTTTTCTACGAATCGCACCTGGCCCAGTGGGCGCTCGGCGGGCTGCCGCTCAAGGAGCTGCTCAAGGAGCCCCAGGGCAAGCTTTCCCGCTTGTTGTCGGAAGGGGATGGGGGCACGGCGGGTGACGAGACGGGGGGGGCCATCGCCGACAGCCGCACGCTGCCGTTCATCAAGGAGCAACTGCACCTGCTGAATACCGGTGTGCTGGCCTGGCAGGGGGAGGCCTGGCCCGGGCAGGAGATGAGGCTGGTGGTCGGGGAGGGGAGCTCCGAACAGTGGGAGCAGGGTATCGAGGCGAACCTCTCGCTGGAGTTGCCGCGCCTGGGAGGGGTGAAGGCCCACCTTCGGTTCACCCCCGAGGGGATCAACGTGGAACTGGTCTGTGACCGTCCCGGCGCCTCGGAGCTTATGCGGCAGGAAAGCGGCGAGCTGCGCGCCTCGCTGGCAGCGAACGGATTGCACCTGAACAAGATGGCGGCCAAGGATGGCTAA
- a CDS encoding ChaN family lipoprotein → MPIRRAATLLFLFLLTLLTCGCSITQALRVRDHERVDVQSMIADLSGSPVLFLGERHDASAHHELQLRVLEALKAQGKDLVIGMEMFEKVSQPALDAWSAGRVPESAFRKVYQWSWRHIPWGMYSDIFFFARDNHIPIVALNAPRGIVQNVAQRGFGSLSAAELADLPPDVDARVTDQFLNFMRGSFPSHGRSGDAYRHIAEAQMLRNMVMARRINDYMAAHPKKVMVVIAGGGHARGVGGVPAELRGNLDYKIVLPPVPPLDEESVTPEDADYLLVERF, encoded by the coding sequence ATGCCCATCCGTCGCGCCGCCACATTACTGTTCTTATTTCTCCTGACCCTCCTGACCTGCGGCTGTTCCATCACGCAGGCGTTGCGGGTCCGCGATCATGAAAGGGTCGACGTGCAGAGCATGATCGCCGACCTTTCCGGGAGTCCGGTGCTCTTTCTGGGCGAGCGGCACGACGCCTCCGCGCACCACGAGCTGCAACTGCGGGTGCTCGAGGCCCTGAAGGCGCAGGGGAAGGACCTGGTGATCGGCATGGAGATGTTCGAGAAGGTAAGCCAGCCCGCGCTGGACGCCTGGAGCGCGGGAAGGGTGCCGGAGTCCGCCTTTCGCAAGGTGTACCAGTGGAGCTGGCGTCACATCCCCTGGGGCATGTACAGCGATATCTTTTTCTTCGCCCGCGACAACCACATCCCGATCGTGGCGCTGAACGCGCCGCGCGGCATCGTCCAGAACGTCGCCCAGCGCGGCTTCGGCTCCCTGAGCGCCGCCGAGCTTGCGGACCTGCCGCCCGACGTCGACGCGAGGGTGACTGACCAGTTCCTGAACTTCATGCGGGGATCCTTCCCAAGCCACGGCCGAAGCGGCGACGCGTACCGGCACATCGCCGAGGCGCAGATGCTGCGCAACATGGTCATGGCCAGACGCATCAACGACTACATGGCCGCGCATCCCAAAAAGGTGATGGTCGTGATCGCTGGGGGTGGGCACGCGCGTGGGGTCGGCGGGGTTCCGGCCGAATTGAGGGGAAACCTGGACTACAAGATCGTGCTCCCGCCGGTTCCGCCGTTGGACGAGGAGAGCGTTACCCCCGAGGACGCGGATTACCTGCTGGTGGAGCGGTTCTAA
- a CDS encoding EscU/YscU/HrcU family type III secretion system export apparatus switch protein gives MAKRTSDIKRAVAMAYHPDEAGAPRVIAKGAGISAEAIISLAKEHGVYVHQSPELVSMLMQVDLDAEIPPELYQAVAELLAWLYSLDQQLDRQL, from the coding sequence ATGGCTAAAAGAACCTCCGACATAAAACGCGCCGTCGCCATGGCCTACCATCCCGATGAGGCCGGCGCTCCCAGGGTGATCGCCAAGGGGGCGGGGATCAGCGCGGAGGCGATCATCTCCCTCGCCAAAGAGCACGGCGTGTACGTGCACCAGTCCCCCGAACTGGTCTCCATGCTGATGCAGGTCGACCTCGACGCCGAGATCCCCCCCGAACTCTACCAGGCCGTCGCCGAACTCCTGGCCTGGCTCTACTCACTGGATCAGCAACTGGACCGGCAACTCTGA
- the purN gene encoding phosphoribosylglycinamide formyltransferase has product MGNELKIGVLISGSGSNLQSIMDACAKGTVNGRVVCVISNKADAFGLERARKAGIPALHLDHRAYTGREAFDEALVATLREFDVDLVVLAGFMRIITPVLLDAFPMRVMNIHPALLPAFPGLHAQRQALEYGAKVAGCTVHFVDCGTDTGPIIIQAAVPVLEGDTEETLCARIQKEEHRIYPEAVRLFSEGLLQVDGRVVTVSA; this is encoded by the coding sequence ATGGGAAATGAGCTCAAGATAGGGGTACTGATCTCCGGCAGCGGCAGCAACCTGCAGTCGATCATGGACGCCTGCGCTAAGGGGACCGTCAACGGTCGCGTGGTCTGCGTGATCAGCAACAAGGCGGACGCCTTCGGCCTGGAGCGGGCCAGGAAAGCGGGCATCCCGGCTCTGCACCTGGACCACCGCGCCTACACCGGCCGCGAGGCGTTCGACGAGGCCCTGGTGGCGACCCTGCGCGAGTTCGACGTGGACCTGGTGGTGCTGGCGGGCTTCATGCGCATCATCACCCCGGTGCTTCTGGATGCCTTCCCCATGCGGGTCATGAACATCCATCCGGCGCTGCTCCCCGCCTTCCCCGGGCTGCACGCCCAGCGCCAGGCCCTGGAATACGGCGCCAAGGTCGCCGGCTGCACCGTCCACTTCGTGGACTGCGGCACCGATACCGGGCCGATCATCATCCAGGCCGCGGTGCCGGTCCTCGAGGGGGACACCGAGGAGACCCTGTGCGCCCGCATCCAGAAGGAAGAACACCGGATCTACCCCGAGGCGGTCAGGCTCTTCTCCGAGGGGCTCCTGCAGGTGGACGGCAGGGTGGTCACCGTCTCGGCATAA